Proteins encoded within one genomic window of Corynebacterium aurimucosum:
- a CDS encoding universal stress protein — protein MLSYNVIAVGTDGSQTSMRAVRSAASMARAYDATLIIVSAFYNHSGSMLGAPNSEDARVPVVSEEMSESFLNNAAEIAHGEGAERIEIIAKSGDPVNSLLEVGRDHDVDMFVVGNKGIHSVRGRVFGSVATELTRKAHADVVVVNTTD, from the coding sequence ATGCTGAGCTACAACGTTATCGCTGTCGGAACCGATGGTTCTCAGACGTCCATGCGCGCTGTTCGTTCTGCCGCGTCCATGGCACGCGCTTATGACGCGACGCTGATTATCGTGTCTGCTTTCTACAACCACTCGGGTTCGATGCTCGGCGCCCCGAACTCAGAGGATGCCCGAGTACCGGTTGTGAGCGAAGAGATGTCGGAAAGCTTCCTCAACAATGCCGCGGAGATTGCGCACGGCGAGGGGGCGGAGCGGATTGAGATCATCGCTAAGTCCGGTGACCCGGTGAATTCGCTCCTCGAGGTCGGCAGGGACCATGACGTTGATATGTTCGTTGTGGGTAACAAGGGAATTCATTCGGTGCGTGGTCGCGTGTTCGGCTCCGTGGCGACGGAGCTCACTCGTAAAGCCCACGCTGACGTCGTCGTGGTCAACACCACTGACTAG
- the uvrB gene encoding excinuclease ABC subunit UvrB translates to MAFAAEHPILPVSEHRPVGEIERRSAEFRVESEFQPAGDQPAAIAELDERLSRGERDVVLMGATGTGKSATAAWLIEKQQRPTLVMAPNKTLAAQLANELRQLLPHNAVEYFVSYYDYYQPEAYIAQTDTYIEKDSSINEDVERLRHSATSALLSRRDVVVVSSVSCIYGLGTPQSYLDRSVVLEEGEEIDRDRFLRLLVDIQYERNDVGFTRGTFRVKGDTVDIIPAYEERAVRIEFFGDDVDELYYIHPLTGDVLERVDEVRIFPATHYVAGPERMARAIEDIKEELAERLAELENRGKLLEAQRLRMRTEYDLEMIEQVGFCSGIENYSRHVDGRPAGSAPATLLDYFPEDFLTIIDESHVTVPQIGGMFEGDMARKRNLVEFGFRLPSAVDNRPLTFDEFEERVGQAVYMSATPGDFEMTASGGEFVEQVIRPTGLVDPKVTVKPTKGQIDDLIDEIRARTAKQERVLVTTLTKRMAEDLTDYLLEHGIKVRYLHSDIDTLQRVELLRQLRLGEFDVLVGINLLREGLDLPEVSLVAILDADKEGFLRSTTSLIQTIGRAARNVSGEVIMYADKITDSMQEAIEETERRREKQIAYNKEHGIDPQPLRKKIADILDQVYEDADEQGQDADPTAIVDKPDVSSMAADEVQALIDDLTTQMREAARELKFELAGRLRDEIADLKKEQRGLKEAGI, encoded by the coding sequence ATGGCTTTTGCTGCTGAACACCCCATCCTGCCCGTCTCCGAACATCGCCCTGTTGGCGAAATCGAGCGGCGCTCAGCCGAGTTCCGTGTTGAGTCCGAATTCCAGCCCGCTGGCGACCAGCCCGCCGCCATCGCGGAACTGGATGAGCGGCTCAGTCGCGGCGAGCGCGACGTGGTACTCATGGGTGCCACGGGTACTGGTAAGTCCGCGACAGCCGCCTGGCTCATCGAAAAGCAGCAGCGCCCAACACTTGTGATGGCGCCGAATAAAACGCTGGCGGCGCAGCTGGCGAATGAGCTGCGCCAGCTTCTCCCGCACAACGCGGTGGAGTACTTCGTCTCCTATTACGACTACTACCAACCGGAAGCCTATATCGCGCAGACGGACACCTACATTGAGAAGGACTCCTCTATTAATGAGGACGTGGAGCGCCTCCGCCACTCCGCCACGTCAGCTCTTCTTTCTCGCCGTGATGTGGTTGTGGTTTCTTCTGTGTCGTGTATCTACGGTCTGGGCACGCCGCAGTCCTATCTTGATCGCTCTGTTGTGCTAGAGGAAGGGGAGGAGATCGACCGCGATCGCTTCCTCCGCTTGCTCGTGGATATTCAGTATGAGCGCAATGACGTGGGCTTTACGCGCGGAACCTTCCGCGTCAAGGGCGATACCGTGGATATTATCCCTGCCTATGAAGAGCGCGCGGTGCGCATCGAGTTCTTCGGCGATGACGTGGACGAGCTCTACTACATCCACCCCTTGACGGGCGACGTGCTGGAGCGGGTCGACGAGGTAAGAATCTTCCCCGCAACGCACTATGTAGCTGGGCCAGAGCGCATGGCCCGTGCCATCGAGGACATCAAGGAGGAGCTCGCGGAGCGCCTCGCGGAGCTGGAGAACCGCGGCAAGTTGCTCGAAGCGCAGCGCCTGCGCATGCGTACCGAATACGACCTTGAGATGATCGAGCAGGTGGGCTTTTGCTCCGGCATTGAGAACTATTCGCGCCACGTTGATGGACGTCCCGCCGGCTCCGCGCCGGCGACACTCCTGGACTATTTCCCAGAGGACTTCCTCACCATCATCGATGAGTCTCACGTGACCGTCCCGCAGATCGGCGGCATGTTTGAGGGCGATATGGCCCGCAAGCGCAACCTCGTGGAGTTTGGCTTCCGTTTGCCTTCTGCCGTAGACAACCGTCCGCTCACTTTCGATGAGTTCGAAGAACGTGTGGGACAAGCGGTGTACATGTCGGCGACGCCCGGTGATTTCGAAATGACGGCTTCCGGCGGCGAGTTCGTGGAACAGGTCATTCGCCCCACCGGCCTCGTAGATCCCAAGGTGACGGTCAAGCCCACCAAGGGCCAGATTGATGATCTCATCGATGAGATCCGCGCCCGCACCGCGAAGCAGGAGCGCGTCCTGGTCACGACCTTGACCAAACGCATGGCAGAGGACCTCACGGACTATTTGCTGGAACACGGTATCAAGGTGCGCTACCTCCACTCGGATATTGACACGCTTCAGCGCGTGGAGCTGCTGCGCCAATTGCGCTTGGGGGAATTCGATGTCCTCGTGGGCATCAACCTGCTGCGTGAGGGCCTCGACCTTCCTGAAGTTTCACTTGTCGCCATCTTGGATGCCGATAAGGAAGGTTTTCTGCGCTCCACCACCTCGCTTATTCAGACTATTGGCCGCGCCGCCCGAAATGTGTCCGGTGAGGTCATCATGTACGCCGATAAGATTACGGACTCAATGCAGGAAGCCATCGAGGAGACTGAGCGCCGCCGTGAGAAGCAGATTGCCTATAACAAGGAGCACGGCATCGACCCGCAGCCGCTACGCAAAAAGATCGCCGATATCTTGGACCAGGTTTATGAGGACGCCGATGAGCAGGGGCAGGACGCGGATCCCACGGCCATCGTCGACAAGCCGGATGTGTCCTCCATGGCTGCCGACGAGGTGCAGGCGCTTATCGACGACCTAACGACCCAAATGCGCGAGGCAGCCCGGGAGCTCAAATTCGAGTTGGCGGGGCGCTTGCGCGATGAGATCGCTGATCTGAAAAAGGAGCAACGCGGTCTCAAGGAGGCCGGCATTTGA
- a CDS encoding DUF4259 domain-containing protein — protein sequence MGTWDVGPFDNHAACEVLAAIRDGSFDLDTFKKSCVDSPIDVDDAEVIIALGALATTPEDRLPAGISADDVKALRTPQTRAWLRKKINTAMEPNSSPIYALWETTGELELWLRRTRAALP from the coding sequence ATGGGAACGTGGGATGTTGGGCCTTTTGATAATCACGCCGCGTGCGAAGTGCTCGCGGCAATCCGTGATGGCTCCTTCGATCTTGATACGTTTAAGAAAAGCTGCGTGGATTCTCCCATCGACGTCGATGATGCCGAGGTAATCATTGCCTTGGGGGCATTGGCCACCACGCCTGAAGATAGGCTCCCCGCTGGAATTAGCGCGGATGACGTTAAAGCTTTGCGCACACCACAGACCCGGGCCTGGTTGCGCAAGAAAATCAATACAGCGATGGAGCCCAACAGTTCCCCGATTTATGCGTTGTGGGAAACCACGGGTGAGCTTGAACTGTGGTTGCGCAGGACGCGCGCGGCGTTGCCCTAA
- a CDS encoding DUF4185 domain-containing protein, producing the protein MKLRSLTSALTIAGLVPVAIVTHSPAAHASPCTAYSRSGSFTSKPETSGSSLGGLDALLGSSSRSSSSGNTEAPQRSNYNQRQISGGPTQIMQLITGSGSPNRTDRKFDISGTDLGIAYSDGAGKSYYVFGDSMDCSSEGDGWRSNLLLRTSDHDYGDGLRLEEALTNSGWSAQGRAKEFIPSQKVGDKDTNGERTTIPTAGIVVDGVHYIDYMSVRSWHDPKTGWSTNFGATVKSTDGGVTWRAVPEATRTNTSHGANAPIPGGANYRKGFEKLQQSAFIEHDEYIYRFTTGNGRRGPAYLSRALKSEFPNEEAFSYYSDGSWVKNPARATEVLDGKVSELSVAYNHYLGKYITMYGVEGEGIVMRTADSPEGPWSPRRMLVSEKTTKVVSGQPLNDTYAPFVLPNQDDQHLYYTLTSWHDYNTMLMRTDLDFVGEHMENNDHVEVSDVVATR; encoded by the coding sequence ATGAAGCTTCGTTCTCTTACCAGCGCGTTGACCATTGCCGGACTAGTGCCTGTCGCTATCGTGACCCACTCCCCTGCGGCCCACGCGTCACCGTGTACGGCCTACTCGAGGTCCGGCAGCTTCACGTCGAAACCCGAGACTTCCGGCTCTTCGCTCGGTGGGCTCGACGCCCTACTCGGCAGCTCTTCCCGGTCCAGCAGTTCGGGCAATACTGAGGCACCACAGCGCAGCAACTATAACCAGCGCCAGATCAGCGGCGGGCCAACCCAAATCATGCAGCTCATCACTGGTTCCGGTTCTCCAAACCGCACCGACCGGAAGTTTGATATTTCCGGAACTGACCTCGGCATCGCCTACTCGGATGGCGCGGGCAAATCCTACTATGTCTTCGGCGATTCCATGGATTGCTCAAGCGAGGGCGACGGGTGGCGTTCCAACCTCCTTTTGCGCACGAGCGACCACGACTATGGTGACGGCCTGCGCCTGGAGGAAGCACTAACGAACTCGGGATGGTCGGCTCAAGGCCGGGCTAAGGAGTTCATCCCTTCCCAGAAGGTGGGAGATAAAGACACCAACGGCGAGCGCACCACTATCCCCACGGCCGGCATAGTGGTCGACGGCGTGCACTACATCGACTACATGTCGGTGCGCTCCTGGCACGATCCGAAGACCGGCTGGTCCACCAACTTTGGCGCGACCGTGAAGTCGACTGATGGCGGAGTCACGTGGCGCGCAGTGCCAGAGGCCACCCGAACCAACACTAGCCACGGTGCGAACGCGCCGATTCCCGGCGGCGCCAACTACCGCAAAGGGTTTGAAAAACTTCAACAATCAGCCTTCATCGAGCACGACGAGTACATTTACCGCTTCACCACCGGCAACGGCCGCCGCGGCCCAGCATATTTGTCCCGTGCGTTGAAGTCGGAGTTTCCTAACGAGGAAGCCTTCAGCTACTACTCTGACGGCTCCTGGGTGAAGAATCCGGCGCGCGCCACCGAGGTACTCGACGGCAAGGTATCCGAACTCTCTGTGGCTTACAACCACTACTTGGGCAAATACATCACTATGTACGGGGTGGAGGGCGAAGGCATCGTTATGCGCACGGCCGATAGCCCAGAAGGCCCATGGTCGCCGCGCCGCATGCTGGTGAGTGAAAAGACCACCAAGGTCGTCAGCGGCCAGCCGCTCAATGACACCTATGCTCCCTTCGTTCTGCCGAACCAGGACGATCAGCACCTCTATTACACTCTGACGTCCTGGCATGACTACAACACCATGCTCATGCGCACAGACCTCGACTTCGTGGGCGAACACATGGAAAACAACGACCACGTTGAAGTCTCTGACGTCGTAGCGACGCGTTAG
- the coaE gene encoding dephospho-CoA kinase, translating to MKLIGLTGGIGSGKSTVAQLLLHHGWELVDADQIARDIVEPGQPALAELADAFGEDILQADGSLDRGLLASRAFASREKTDLLNSITHPRIQEETQARFDSARRAGADFVVYDMPLLVDKGLHKNMDATIVVDVDVEERVRRLVEYRGLDEGDARRRIAAQVPDDVRRAAADFIIDNNGARDKLDAQVDGVVDKLRSRFA from the coding sequence ATGAAGCTCATTGGACTCACCGGCGGTATCGGCAGCGGAAAATCTACAGTGGCGCAGCTTCTCCTGCACCACGGATGGGAGCTAGTTGATGCCGATCAGATAGCTCGGGACATCGTTGAACCGGGGCAACCGGCGCTCGCTGAGTTAGCAGACGCTTTCGGGGAGGATATCCTTCAAGCCGATGGAAGCCTCGATCGTGGGCTGCTGGCTTCCCGCGCTTTCGCCAGCCGGGAGAAGACCGATCTCCTCAACTCCATTACGCACCCGCGTATTCAGGAGGAAACCCAGGCCCGCTTCGACTCCGCGCGCCGCGCTGGCGCCGACTTCGTGGTGTATGACATGCCGCTCCTCGTGGACAAGGGTCTACACAAAAATATGGACGCCACCATCGTCGTTGACGTCGATGTGGAGGAGCGGGTTCGCCGCCTCGTGGAGTATCGCGGGCTGGATGAGGGGGATGCGCGCCGCCGGATAGCCGCGCAGGTCCCGGACGATGTGCGCCGCGCCGCTGCTGATTTCATCATTGATAACAACGGCGCTCGCGATAAGCTCGATGCGCAGGTTGACGGGGTCGTCGACAAGCTCCGCTCCCGGTTCGCCTAG
- the rpsA gene encoding 30S ribosomal protein S1: MPTSNTPQVAINDIGTAEDFLAAVDATIKYFNDGDIVEGTVVKVDHDEVLLDIGYKTEGVIPSRELSIKHDVNPDEVVEVGDEIDALVLTKEDKEGRLILSKKRAQYERAWGAVEELHAKEEPVTGTVIEVVKGGLILDIGLRGFLPASLVEMRRVRDLEPYIGQELEAKIIELDKQRNNVVLSRRAYLEQTQSEVRSEFLHQLQKGQVRKGVVSSIVNFGAFVDLGGVDGLVHVSELSWKHIDHPSEVVTVGDEVTVEVLDVDLDRERVSLSLKATQEDPWRVFARTHAVGQIVPGKVTKLVPFGAFVRVEEGIEGLVHISELAQRHVEVPDQVVNVGQEVMVKVIDIDLERRRISLSVKQADEDYTDEFDPSKYGMADSYDEQGNYVFPEGFDPETNEWLEGYDEQRQAWEARYAESERRFNLHTAQIERNRAAAAEAAESAANSNYSSESQDAAPASDSQAEVGGSLASDEQLAALRDKLAGN; the protein is encoded by the coding sequence ATGCCAACTTCTAACACCCCTCAGGTTGCGATCAACGACATCGGAACCGCAGAGGACTTCCTCGCAGCCGTCGACGCCACCATCAAGTACTTCAACGATGGTGACATCGTCGAGGGCACCGTGGTCAAGGTTGACCACGACGAGGTCCTGCTCGACATCGGTTACAAGACCGAGGGCGTCATCCCGTCCCGCGAGCTCTCTATCAAGCACGACGTCAACCCGGATGAGGTTGTCGAGGTCGGCGACGAGATCGACGCACTTGTTCTCACCAAGGAGGACAAGGAAGGCCGTCTGATCCTGTCCAAGAAGCGCGCACAGTACGAGCGCGCTTGGGGCGCCGTCGAAGAGCTGCACGCCAAGGAAGAGCCGGTTACCGGTACCGTCATCGAGGTTGTCAAGGGTGGTCTCATCCTCGACATCGGCCTCCGTGGCTTCCTCCCGGCCTCCCTCGTTGAGATGCGCCGCGTTCGCGACCTGGAGCCGTACATCGGCCAGGAGCTCGAGGCTAAGATCATCGAGCTGGACAAGCAGCGTAACAACGTTGTCCTGTCTCGCCGCGCATACCTCGAGCAGACCCAGTCCGAGGTCCGCTCCGAGTTCCTGCACCAGCTGCAGAAGGGTCAGGTCCGCAAGGGCGTTGTCTCCTCCATCGTCAACTTCGGCGCCTTCGTCGATCTCGGCGGTGTCGACGGCCTGGTTCACGTTTCCGAGCTGTCCTGGAAGCACATCGACCACCCGTCTGAGGTTGTCACCGTGGGCGACGAGGTCACCGTCGAGGTTCTCGACGTCGACCTGGACCGCGAGCGCGTGTCCCTGTCCCTGAAGGCAACCCAGGAAGATCCGTGGCGCGTCTTCGCCCGCACCCACGCTGTGGGCCAGATCGTCCCGGGCAAGGTCACCAAGCTCGTTCCGTTCGGCGCCTTCGTTCGCGTCGAGGAGGGCATCGAGGGCCTCGTCCACATCTCCGAGCTGGCTCAACGCCACGTGGAGGTTCCGGACCAGGTTGTCAACGTTGGCCAGGAAGTCATGGTCAAGGTCATCGACATCGACCTCGAGCGTCGTCGTATCTCCCTGTCTGTTAAGCAGGCCGACGAGGACTACACTGACGAGTTCGATCCGTCCAAGTACGGCATGGCTGACTCCTACGACGAGCAGGGCAACTACGTGTTCCCGGAGGGCTTCGACCCAGAGACCAACGAGTGGCTCGAGGGCTACGACGAGCAGCGTCAGGCTTGGGAGGCTCGCTACGCCGAGTCCGAGCGTCGCTTCAACCTGCACACCGCTCAGATCGAGCGCAACCGTGCTGCAGCTGCTGAGGCCGCTGAGTCCGCTGCCAACTCCAACTACTCTTCCGAGTCTCAGGATGCAGCTCCGGCATCCGATTCTCAGGCAGAGGTTGGCGGCTCCCTCGCATCCGACGAGCAGCTCGCTGCTCTGCGCGACAAGCTCGCTGGCAACTAA
- a CDS encoding class I SAM-dependent DNA methyltransferase: MSSAAFSASSANRNFWDRDADSYHAEHPEYLSSFYWCPEMLHEAEAQLLSDVSSATVLELGCGSAPCTQWLQGRARFATGFDLSSGMLSHAESGLPLVQADVLALPYRDGSFDVVFSAFGALPFVANLDQALNEVHRVLHPHGRFVFSVPHPMRWVFPDDPQDLTAQLSYFERAYLEQDDSGELSYAEFHRTMGDWVRALQVRGAFEIRNLIEPEWPEENTLTWGQWSPERGAIFPGTAIFVCEAR; encoded by the coding sequence ATGTCTTCTGCAGCCTTTTCTGCTTCCTCAGCCAATCGCAATTTTTGGGATCGTGACGCCGATTCCTACCACGCGGAACACCCCGAATATCTATCCTCTTTCTACTGGTGTCCTGAGATGCTGCACGAGGCGGAAGCGCAGCTACTGAGCGATGTCTCCTCCGCTACCGTCCTCGAGCTCGGCTGCGGCTCCGCGCCTTGCACGCAGTGGCTGCAAGGACGCGCGCGCTTTGCCACGGGCTTCGATCTCTCGTCTGGAATGCTTTCCCATGCCGAGAGTGGCCTACCGCTCGTTCAGGCTGATGTCCTAGCACTTCCCTATCGTGACGGATCCTTCGACGTCGTCTTCTCCGCCTTTGGCGCCCTTCCCTTCGTGGCCAACCTTGACCAGGCACTGAACGAAGTCCACCGTGTTCTGCACCCTCATGGCCGCTTCGTCTTTTCTGTGCCACACCCCATGCGTTGGGTCTTCCCCGATGATCCACAGGACCTCACTGCGCAGCTGTCTTATTTTGAACGCGCCTACCTAGAGCAGGATGACAGCGGTGAGCTCAGCTATGCCGAGTTCCACCGCACGATGGGCGATTGGGTGCGAGCACTCCAAGTGCGCGGTGCATTTGAAATTCGCAACCTCATCGAACCCGAGTGGCCGGAGGAAAACACACTTACTTGGGGACAATGGTCGCCTGAGCGGGGAGCCATTTTCCCCGGCACCGCCATCTTCGTGTGCGAAGCACGGTAG
- a CDS encoding RDD family protein: MLLERLGIFARRAVAWWIDAFLAAAIIVALKWLINLIADEVLSGRAGAVYDIVALALVFYVYRVWVEAAKQTSLGKWSLKLEVIAEHPGIGSAAVRNGWLLLTLLALTGLPFVEATILGILGLSVLLLGQTPFDLLAGCLVERRTPTEDERAVGLT; encoded by the coding sequence ATGCTTCTAGAACGCCTCGGGATTTTCGCGCGCCGCGCAGTGGCCTGGTGGATTGATGCCTTTCTCGCCGCCGCCATCATCGTGGCACTCAAGTGGCTTATCAACCTCATCGCCGATGAAGTGCTGAGCGGTCGAGCAGGCGCTGTCTATGACATCGTTGCCCTCGCACTCGTCTTCTACGTCTACCGAGTGTGGGTAGAGGCCGCAAAGCAGACTTCCCTGGGTAAGTGGTCGCTAAAGCTAGAAGTCATTGCTGAGCATCCCGGAATCGGCAGCGCAGCCGTTCGCAACGGCTGGCTCCTTCTCACACTTCTCGCGTTGACAGGACTCCCCTTCGTGGAGGCAACCATCCTGGGCATCCTCGGCCTCAGCGTCCTGCTGCTGGGACAAACCCCATTCGACCTCCTTGCCGGATGTTTGGTCGAGCGCCGCACGCCCACCGAAGACGAGCGCGCGGTGGGCTTGACCTAA
- the polA gene encoding DNA polymerase I → MGRVTTSQPRLLLIDGHSMAFRAFYALPAENFSTSGGQHTNAVYGFLSMLANILAEEKPDFVAVAFDVGRKTFRTEMFPEYKAQREAAPEEFRGQVELIREVLETLGITTLSRENFEADDIVATLSTQAGAGYETFLVTGDRDYLQLVDDSTTVLYPMRGVSKLHRFTPEAVKEKYGLSPEQYPDFAALRGDPSDNLPSVPKVGEKTATKWITQYGSLDGLIEHAEEIKGVAGQNFRDRIEQVKLNRKLTQMVTDMDLEVGPADLEFKGAVASEVAARFDELEFGTNLRERVLNAVPHDAAAEAAAAEETPDVSVTVVDTPLAKWLEGKKHVAVFVQGDGTPGAGDAAALALVDSAFEGLQIELADLDAEDDAALAAWLSSDAPKYVHEAKATWHMLAGRGIELRGIAHDTALAAYLLRPGQRTYALTDVYQRHLQKSLGVATEQLSLLDDNQLVEQAGAIMELAAELTSQLQEIDSFELYTDLELPLVTILAQMEAAGIAVDRDVLETQRDAFIEQVNEQERAARELAGDDSLNLNSPKQLQAVLFDTFDMPKTKKTKTGYSTAAKEIEQLAVTHPHPFLDHLLAHREYQKMKTTLEGLIKTIQPDGRIHTTFNQTVTSTGRLSSTEPNLQNIPVRTEAGRQIRSAFVVGEDFETLITADYSQIEMRVMAHLSADPGLIEAYREGEDLHNYVGSKVFDVPVDEVTPELRRRVKAMSYGLVYGLSAFGLSQQLGIPAREAKEIMESYFERFGGVKRYLDEVVVQARKDGYTSTVFGRRRYLPELNSDNRVARENAERAALNAPIQGTAADIIKVAMIRVDKALEGLASRVLLQVHDELVVEVAPGEAEDVQRIVEREMDKAIELTVPLEVSVGVGKNWDAAAH, encoded by the coding sequence ATGGGCCGGGTGACTACTTCTCAGCCCCGACTCTTGCTCATCGACGGCCACTCCATGGCCTTTCGCGCATTTTATGCACTGCCCGCGGAGAACTTTTCCACCTCAGGCGGTCAGCACACGAACGCTGTGTACGGATTCCTTTCCATGCTGGCGAATATCCTGGCCGAAGAGAAGCCAGATTTCGTCGCCGTTGCCTTCGACGTGGGGCGTAAGACCTTCCGTACCGAGATGTTTCCCGAGTACAAGGCGCAGCGAGAGGCTGCTCCTGAAGAATTCCGCGGCCAGGTTGAGCTCATCCGAGAAGTGCTAGAAACACTGGGAATCACCACGCTGTCGCGTGAGAATTTCGAAGCCGATGACATCGTGGCCACGCTGTCGACGCAGGCGGGAGCGGGCTATGAGACCTTCCTGGTCACTGGTGACCGCGACTATCTGCAGCTTGTCGACGACTCCACGACCGTCCTTTATCCCATGCGCGGGGTGTCCAAGCTGCATCGCTTTACACCGGAGGCGGTGAAGGAGAAGTACGGCCTGAGTCCCGAGCAGTACCCGGATTTCGCAGCCTTGCGCGGAGATCCTTCCGATAACTTGCCTTCCGTTCCGAAAGTGGGGGAGAAGACCGCCACGAAATGGATTACCCAGTATGGTTCCCTCGATGGCCTCATTGAGCATGCCGAGGAAATCAAGGGAGTGGCGGGCCAGAACTTCCGCGACCGCATTGAACAGGTCAAGCTCAACCGGAAGCTCACCCAAATGGTGACGGACATGGACCTGGAGGTTGGACCGGCAGACCTGGAATTCAAGGGAGCGGTCGCTAGCGAGGTCGCGGCTCGCTTCGACGAGTTGGAATTTGGCACCAACCTGCGCGAGCGGGTCCTCAACGCCGTTCCGCACGATGCCGCCGCCGAAGCTGCCGCGGCGGAGGAAACGCCGGATGTATCGGTGACCGTGGTGGACACGCCGCTGGCTAAGTGGCTCGAAGGTAAAAAGCATGTCGCGGTATTCGTGCAGGGTGACGGAACCCCAGGTGCAGGAGATGCGGCAGCGCTAGCACTGGTCGATTCAGCTTTTGAAGGACTCCAGATTGAATTGGCGGACCTGGATGCAGAAGATGACGCCGCCCTGGCCGCGTGGTTGTCATCAGATGCGCCGAAGTATGTGCACGAGGCAAAGGCTACTTGGCACATGCTGGCGGGGCGAGGGATTGAACTACGTGGAATTGCCCATGACACAGCCCTGGCGGCCTACCTCCTGCGCCCAGGTCAGCGCACGTATGCGTTGACGGACGTGTACCAGCGCCATCTGCAGAAGTCCTTGGGGGTGGCCACGGAGCAGCTTTCCCTCTTGGATGACAATCAACTTGTAGAACAGGCCGGCGCCATCATGGAGCTGGCGGCAGAACTGACTAGTCAACTCCAAGAGATTGATTCCTTCGAGTTGTATACAGACCTTGAGTTGCCGCTCGTGACCATCCTGGCCCAGATGGAGGCCGCTGGTATTGCAGTTGACCGCGATGTCTTGGAAACGCAGCGTGATGCTTTCATTGAGCAGGTCAATGAGCAGGAACGCGCCGCCCGCGAGTTGGCTGGTGATGATTCTCTTAACCTGAATTCCCCGAAGCAGCTGCAGGCGGTGCTCTTCGATACTTTCGATATGCCGAAGACGAAGAAGACTAAGACAGGTTATTCGACCGCAGCTAAGGAAATTGAGCAGCTGGCCGTTACCCATCCGCACCCCTTCCTGGATCACCTGCTGGCGCACCGCGAATACCAGAAAATGAAGACGACGCTGGAGGGGCTCATCAAGACCATTCAGCCGGATGGCCGCATTCACACCACGTTTAACCAGACGGTGACTTCAACCGGCCGCCTATCCTCGACCGAGCCGAATCTGCAGAACATCCCGGTGCGCACGGAGGCTGGTCGCCAGATCCGCTCGGCCTTCGTGGTCGGTGAAGACTTCGAAACCTTGATTACGGCCGATTACTCGCAGATTGAGATGCGAGTCATGGCGCACCTCTCTGCCGACCCTGGGCTTATTGAGGCCTACCGGGAGGGTGAGGACCTCCATAACTACGTTGGTTCCAAGGTCTTCGATGTTCCTGTCGATGAGGTCACCCCAGAGCTGCGCCGCCGAGTCAAGGCCATGTCCTATGGCTTGGTCTATGGGCTATCCGCATTTGGCTTGTCGCAACAGCTGGGCATCCCCGCACGGGAAGCCAAGGAGATCATGGAGAGCTACTTTGAGCGATTTGGTGGTGTAAAGCGCTACCTCGACGAAGTTGTCGTGCAAGCTCGAAAGGACGGCTACACCTCCACGGTCTTCGGGCGCCGCCGCTACCTACCGGAGCTGAACTCCGATAATCGTGTTGCTCGCGAGAACGCCGAGCGCGCAGCGCTCAACGCCCCGATTCAGGGAACTGCAGCAGACATTATCAAGGTGGCCATGATTCGCGTGGACAAGGCGCTTGAAGGTTTGGCCTCGCGCGTCTTGCTCCAGGTTCACGATGAACTCGTCGTGGAGGTGGCTCCCGGCGAAGCGGAGGACGTCCAGCGCATCGTGGAGCGAGAGATGGACAAGGCTATCGAGTTGACTGTGCCCCTTGAGGTCTCCGTTGGTGTGGGCAAAAACTGGGATGCCGCAGCGCACTAG